The following DNA comes from Streptomyces sp. NBC_00690.
GTACGCAGGGCTGGGCAATCTCCGGTCGTACACCATCGAACCGGCCGAGGGGCCGCAGGGGCTCAAGGTGAGCGATCATCCGCCCGAGCAGATGCACAGCGCCATCGCCGCGGCGCTCGGCCTCACTCAGATCCGGGTGCTGACCGCGACCCAGGACGTGCACTCGGCGGAGCGCGAGCAGTGGGACGACGGCTGCAACGTCCTGGCGGTGGAGCCTGGTGTGGTGGTGGCGTACGAGCGCAATGTCACGACCAATACCCATCTACGCAAACAGGGCATCGAGGTCATTGAGATCCCGGGGAGCGAACTGGGGCGGGGGAGGGGCGGTCCGCGGTGCATGAGCTGTCCCGTGGAGCGCGCGCCCGTGTGACCGTGCGCGGCGACATACAGGGGCGTGCGACGGCAGCGCCTGCGCCCCCGGGTGCTTCCGGATGTCGGAGTCGGACCCACCCCGCACCTGTATAGCAATGCATGCTTTCGTATACACTTCCAAAGTCACCGCATTCGCGACGCAGGAGTACCCACCATGGCGATACATCTCGAAGGCCGCCACGTCCTCAAGGAGCTGGATTTCACGGCCGAGGAGTTTCGCAGTCTGATCGAGCTGTCCGCCCGGCTGAAGGCCGCGAAGCGGGCCGGCGCCGAGGTGCGACTCCTCAGCGGGAAGAACATCGCGCTGATCTTCGAGAAGGCGTCGACGCGCACGCGCTGCGCCTTCGAGGTCGCGGCGGCGGACCAAGGGGCCGCTACTACGTATATCGATCCAGCGAGTTCGCATATCGGACGCAAGGAGTCGGCCAAGGATACTGCACGCGTTCTTGGTCGTATGTTCGATGCGATCGAGTTCCGCGGCGACGCCCAGGCCACGGTCGAGCAACTGGCGGAGTTCGCCGGGGTACCCGTCTACAACGGCCTCACCGATGTCTGGCATCCCACCCAGATGCTGGCCGATGTACTGACGATGACCGAGCACTGCTCCAAGCCGCTCGACGAGATGGCCTTCGCCTACTTCGGCGACGCCCGGTTCAACATGGGGAACTCCTACCTCGTCACCGGCGCCCTGCTCGGCATGGACGTACGCATCGTCGCGCCCCGGTCGTTCTGGCCGACCGAGGAGATCGTGGCCAGGGCCCGGGCCATCGCCGAGGTCAGCGGCGCCCGACTGACCCTCACCGAGGACATCGCCGAAGGGGCTCACGGAGTGGACTTCGTGGCCACGGACGTGTGGGTCTCCATGGGTGAGCCCAAGGAGATCTGGGACGTGCGGATCAAGGCCCTCGGTCCGTACGCCGTGACCATGGACGTACTGCGCGCCACCGGCAACCCCGACGTCAAGTTCCTGCACTGCCTGCCCGCCTTCCACGACCTCGACACCACGGTCGCCCGGGAGATCCACGAGCGCTACGGGCTGACCGAACTCGAAGTCACGAACGAGGTCTTCGAATCGGATCATTCGGTCGTCTTCGACGAGGCGGAGAACCGGATGCACACGATCAAGGCGGTACTGGTGGCCACCCTCGCTGCCCCCGGGGCGCTGCCGGCCTGAAGTGCCGCGGCTCGGCCGAGGTGGCTCCTGCCTGCTCCGCCTCGGGAAGCGCGACCGGGCCACCTTGTGCGTAGTGCTGCGCCCGGTCACTGACTGGTCCGCCGGGATTCACGGACCGGTGGTCCGCAGGGTGAACCACATGGCCTTGCCCTCCGCCGTCGGTCGCTGTCCACAATCCGAGCTGAGTGCCCTGACTAGCAGTAGTCCGCGGCCGTTCTCGCACCACGGGGCAACCGGCCGTCCCGAGTGAGGCGGCGGCTGCCCAGGCAGCATCGGTCCGCCGTCGTGCACCTCCACCCGCCATCCGGTGGGCAGGAGTTGTACGACCAGCGAGATCGGGTGTGCGACGTGGGTGTGTTCGACCGCGTTCGCCACCAACTCCGCCGTGAGCAGTTCCGCCGTGGCGCTGTCCGCGGTCGCCGCGAGCTCAGCCCACGCCGTACGGATGAGGGCACGCGCCATCGGTACCGCCGCCGCCGTATGCGGCAGGGCGATGCGCCAGGAGGC
Coding sequences within:
- the argF gene encoding ornithine carbamoyltransferase, whose product is MAIHLEGRHVLKELDFTAEEFRSLIELSARLKAAKRAGAEVRLLSGKNIALIFEKASTRTRCAFEVAAADQGAATTYIDPASSHIGRKESAKDTARVLGRMFDAIEFRGDAQATVEQLAEFAGVPVYNGLTDVWHPTQMLADVLTMTEHCSKPLDEMAFAYFGDARFNMGNSYLVTGALLGMDVRIVAPRSFWPTEEIVARARAIAEVSGARLTLTEDIAEGAHGVDFVATDVWVSMGEPKEIWDVRIKALGPYAVTMDVLRATGNPDVKFLHCLPAFHDLDTTVAREIHERYGLTELEVTNEVFESDHSVVFDEAENRMHTIKAVLVATLAAPGALPA
- a CDS encoding ATP-binding protein; amino-acid sequence: MSTVSGPASWRIALPHTAAAVPMARALIRTAWAELAATADSATAELLTAELVANAVEHTHVAHPISLVVQLLPTGWRVEVHDGGPMLPGQPPPHSGRPVAPWCENGRGLLLVRALSSDCGQRPTAEGKAMWFTLRTTGP